A genome region from Marinifilum sp. JC120 includes the following:
- a CDS encoding tetratricopeptide repeat protein, whose product MGIAKAGNEMKKALIAAAILSALVLTVYGQCGGFELVTYDDTSYVTNNQRVMQGISAENVSWAFSTFQLSNYHPLTVVSHMFDTSLFGDSDGARHLVNVFFHLCNVLLLFFFLLKATRGFEKDGLIPSFFVAALFAVHPVHVESVAWVAERKDVLSTFFWLSAMHSWLGWAKDRNMASYGLTFFFTGLGILAKPMVVTLPAALVLLDIWPLNRVDFSKNPVAQLARLVAEKLPLFGLSILSSVLTVMAQQGGGAVQSVESFPLSLRLSNALVSYVSYLGELVAPLNLAVFYPYPHEIPVWKPALAALFILAVSGVAVRFIKKFPLGAMGWFWYLGTLVPVIGLVQVGDQSMADRYAYIPFMGIYMIIAFGAARLVREGRVPGKPAVAIGSVLVAVLLAGAYTQAGHWKDSKSLYTRALAVTENNHHMHYNYGNLLEREKNFTEAAKHFKAAFKADPSHYKAMTSFASIMSRKGDPYTALNLYQRALQINPNYATALGNRGIVYMQQGKFEAALADLRKAQKFEPQQPNHMINMGLLFYMRGDNSSAKEWLRKALQIDPDNKIARKNLVLIP is encoded by the coding sequence ATGGGTATTGCGAAGGCTGGAAATGAAATGAAGAAAGCGTTGATCGCAGCGGCAATTCTCTCCGCGCTGGTGCTCACTGTCTACGGGCAGTGTGGCGGTTTTGAACTGGTTACCTATGATGATACCAGCTACGTGACCAATAATCAGCGAGTCATGCAAGGAATCTCCGCCGAAAATGTCAGCTGGGCTTTCAGCACCTTTCAGCTTTCCAACTATCATCCGCTGACCGTGGTTTCGCATATGTTCGATACTTCCCTGTTCGGGGATTCGGACGGGGCGCGTCATCTGGTCAATGTCTTTTTCCACCTCTGCAATGTGCTGCTGCTTTTCTTTTTTCTGCTTAAGGCTACAAGAGGATTTGAAAAAGACGGATTGATTCCGTCATTCTTTGTGGCGGCCCTTTTTGCTGTGCATCCGGTGCATGTGGAATCTGTAGCATGGGTGGCAGAGAGGAAGGATGTACTTTCCACTTTTTTCTGGCTCAGTGCTATGCACAGCTGGCTGGGCTGGGCAAAAGACAGGAACATGGCATCCTACGGGCTTACTTTTTTCTTCACCGGACTGGGGATTCTGGCTAAACCCATGGTGGTTACTCTGCCTGCTGCACTGGTGCTGTTGGATATCTGGCCGCTCAACCGGGTTGATTTTTCCAAGAATCCCGTGGCGCAGCTTGCTAGGCTGGTTGCGGAGAAGCTTCCTTTGTTCGGGCTTTCCATACTTTCTTCCGTACTGACCGTAATGGCTCAGCAGGGTGGGGGCGCCGTGCAGAGTGTGGAATCTTTCCCCTTGAGCCTGCGTCTTTCCAACGCCCTTGTTTCGTATGTGTCCTACCTCGGAGAACTGGTTGCTCCGCTTAACCTTGCGGTCTTTTATCCTTATCCTCATGAGATTCCTGTCTGGAAGCCTGCACTGGCGGCTTTGTTTATTCTGGCCGTGTCTGGTGTGGCTGTGCGTTTTATCAAGAAATTTCCTCTCGGGGCAATGGGTTGGTTCTGGTACTTGGGAACGCTTGTTCCAGTGATTGGGCTGGTGCAGGTTGGCGATCAGTCCATGGCTGATCGTTATGCTTATATCCCTTTCATGGGGATTTATATGATCATAGCTTTTGGCGCGGCGCGGCTGGTTCGGGAAGGACGTGTGCCCGGAAAGCCGGCAGTTGCAATTGGTTCGGTTCTGGTGGCAGTGCTGCTGGCCGGGGCCTATACTCAGGCCGGACACTGGAAGGATAGCAAATCCCTGTATACCCGTGCGCTGGCAGTGACTGAGAATAACCACCATATGCATTACAACTACGGCAATCTTCTGGAGCGGGAGAAAAATTTCACTGAGGCGGCAAAACATTTCAAGGCTGCTTTTAAGGCCGACCCTTCCCATTACAAGGCTATGACTAGTTTTGCCTCAATCATGAGCCGCAAAGGTGATCCCTATACTGCACTGAATTTGTACCAGCGGGCCTTGCAGATCAATCCGAATTACGCCACAGCGCTCGGTAACAGGGGCATAGTCTACATGCAGCAGGGCAAGTTCGAAGCTGCACTGGCCGACCTGCGCAAAGCTCAGAAGTTTGAACCGCAGCAGCCCAATCATATGATCAATATGGGCCTTCTGTTCTACATGCGTGGTGATAACTCCTCGGCTAAAGAATGGCTGCGCAAGGCTTTGCAGATTGACCCGGACAATAAGATAGCCCGCAAGAATCTGGTTTTGATTCCCTGA
- a CDS encoding glycosyltransferase family 2 protein, protein MVNGKKVVMVMPAYNAASTLKKTLDELPADVVDEILLVDDCSRDDTVSQAEKLGIKTVVHTCNTGYGGNQKTCYRTALEMGADVVVMVHPDYQYTPLIISAMVSPIAYGVFDCMLGSRILGTGARKGGMPLYKYISNRALTWFQNLLVGYHLSEYHTGYRAFSRELLETLPLENNSDDFIFDNQMLCQIIYSGYDIGEVTCPTRYMDDSSSISFARSVKYGMGVLRCSCETLGHRMGWLKSEFLKDVPQKRQTGQAD, encoded by the coding sequence ATGGTAAATGGTAAAAAAGTTGTAATGGTTATGCCTGCTTACAATGCGGCGTCCACTTTGAAGAAAACTTTGGATGAACTGCCTGCGGATGTCGTGGATGAAATTCTGCTAGTTGATGATTGCAGCCGCGATGATACTGTTTCACAGGCGGAAAAGCTGGGCATCAAGACCGTGGTTCATACCTGTAATACGGGGTATGGAGGAAACCAGAAAACTTGTTACCGCACTGCCCTTGAAATGGGAGCTGATGTGGTGGTCATGGTCCACCCGGATTACCAGTACACCCCGCTGATTATTTCAGCCATGGTTTCGCCCATTGCCTACGGGGTTTTTGATTGCATGCTCGGCTCAAGGATTCTGGGCACCGGAGCGCGTAAGGGCGGCATGCCCCTCTATAAATATATTTCTAACCGGGCTTTGACTTGGTTTCAGAACCTGCTGGTGGGCTACCATCTTTCCGAATACCACACCGGATACCGGGCTTTTTCCCGCGAATTGCTGGAAACACTTCCTCTTGAAAACAACAGCGATGATTTCATCTTTGATAACCAGATGCTCTGCCAGATCATTTATTCCGGCTACGATATCGGGGAAGTAACCTGCCCGACCCGCTATATGGATGACTCTTCATCCATCAGTTTTGCGCGTTCGGTAAAATATGGAATGGGCGTGTTGCGTTGCTCCTGCGAAACATTGGGACACAGGATGGGCTGGCTGAAAAGTGAATTTTTGAAAGACGTTCCTCAAAAAAGACAGACGGGACAGGCAGACTAA